TCCCTTCGAGGTCGATTTGTGCGCGGATGAATTCCGCCCGGGTCGCGTCGGCCGGGTCACCACTCTCGTCGAGCGCGTCCGCGAGCACCAGCCGCACGGTGCGGTCGGCGGGGTTGTCGACGATGGCCGCGTACAGTGCGTCAAGCGTGCTCGACATTCGTGTTTATCTTTGCACCTTGTGAATAGACACCGCGATCCAATCACCACCCATTAGGACACCGCGCCCCACTAACATCTGCCAACAAATTGGGCCTTCAGGGGTGCGTGCCGAACGCGAATCGCACCAAAAAGCTCATTTTCGAGGCAATTTACACCTAAGAACGTTCAAAGAACCCGCGGCCGGTGGCTAACATTTGCTAACACTCCGCCGACCGCGTTACCATTTTTACCCTCGGAGTGGTGCTCTCCGAAGCGCATTCCGTCGATCGGGTTCCGCATTGTATCGCGGTCGCGATTGTGAACGAATGATGAGAAGGCATTTGATGGAGTAGGCCAAATCGCGAGCGCCCCTTCGCCTTTCTCCTTGCATCTTCATGACCGCGCCGGATGATACACCCTCAACGGGGTCGATCGGCCCCGAGTTCGCCTCTCCAACTTTGGCTCCGCTGAACGCAACTCGGCGGAGCGCCACCAATCGAGGACTGTCATGCGCACCAAGCTGCTCGTGACCGCGCTGGTTCTGGCGTCGGCCGCCGTGGGCCGGGCCGACGACGGGCTGACCAAGGGCACCCCGGATCTGAAGTCGGTCACCGCCTTGGCGTTCGGCCCGAAGGGGCTGCTGCTCGCCGGCGACCCGACGGGCGGCGCCATCTTCGCCTTCGACACCGGTGACACCAAGCCCACCGGCGACAAGCCGCTGAACGTCGAAAAGATCGACGCCAAGATCGCGGCCGCGCTGGGCGTAACCGACAAAGAAGTGAAGATCACCGACGTGAAGGTGAACCCGGCCTCGGGCAACGTGTACATCAGCGCGACCCGCGGGACCGGCGCCGGCGACCCCGCGCTGCTCAAGGTCGCCCGCGACGGCACCGTGAGCGCCGTTGCCCTCAAGGATCTGGCCTTCTCCAAGGTGGCGATCCCCAACGCGAACGACAAGCAGCGCACCGAGTCCATCACCAGCATCGCCTTCGTGAACGGCAAGGTGATCGTGGCGGGCCTCTCGAACGAAGAGTTCGCCAGCACGCTGCGCGTGATCCCGTTCCCGTTCAAGGACGCCGACAAGGGCGCCGGCATCAAGATCTTCCACGGCGCGCACGGGAAGCTGGAAACGAACGCCCCGATCCGCACGTTCGTCACGTACAAGATCGGGGAGGACGACAACATCCTGGCCGCGTACACCTGCACCCCGCTCGTCAAGATCCCGGTCTCCGACCTGAAGGCCGGCGCGAAGGTGAACGGCACCACGATCGCGGAACTCGGGAACCGCAACCGCCCGCTCGACATGATCGTTTACACGAAGGACGGCAAGGACTACATCCTGATGGCGAACTCCGCCCGCGGAGTCATGAAGGTTCCGACGGAAGGCGTGGACAAGGCCGAAGCGATCACCGCGCGTCCCGCAGGTGAAACGGCCGGTCTCAAGTACGAGAGCATCAAGGAACTGGCGAACGTGATGCAGCTCGACAAGCTCGACGACGGCCACGCGCTGCTGCTCGTCAAGAACGGCAACCTGCACGACCTGAAGACCGTTCCGCTGCCGTAAACCGACTGGGCGAACGGCCGGCGTGAGCCGGCTGGTGAATCTGGATAGCGCTACTAAACAGGATGCTTCACCGGCCGGCTCACGCCGGCCGTTCGCCGTAATAGCTCGGTCGTAATTACTTCTTTAATTCCGCCTCAATGAACTCATACGCGGTCTTGCGGGCATCGGCGGGGAAGTCGTGACCCGCGTCGGGGTAGAGCGCTTTCAACTTATCGGTCGCTTTGAGCGCTTTGTATGCGGGTTCGGCGGCCACAATCACGTCCCGCACGCCACTCACTTCAAAGTTGTCGTCCTTCTCCGGGGCGACCGCGAGAAACGCACGCGGAGCGAAACTGGTCACCACATCCGAGAAGTCGAACGGCATTTTCTTCGGATCGTTGCCGAATTCCCGCGCGATGAGCGGCATGTACCGCTCGCTCGTCCAACCCTTCAGGTTGCCTTTGTAATACTTCGCGAAACTGCAAAAGCCGCAACTCGAAACGATCACCTTCAGCCGCTCGTCGAACGCGGCCGTGAACATGGAGTTGTGCCCGCCGAGCGAGTGCCCGATCACGCCGATGCGCTCGCCGTCCACTTCCGGCAGCGATTGCAGGTAGTCCACCGCACGCATGTTGTTCCAGATGGCCTTCATCGTGCCCGACTGGTAATCGCCGCGCTTGAACGCGGCTTGGAAGTCACACTTGTACTCACCGAAACTCGGGTAATCAGGAGCAAGACACACGAACCCGCGCTTCACGAGGTGCAGCGCCTGGGCTTTGCTGTCCTGCTTGCCCAACCCAATCGGTTCGTCCTTTCCGATGGCAACTGTCTGGTGCAAGCAGAGCATCGCGGGGGCTTTTTTGTCGCGCGTGGCACTGTTCGGAACGAGTAACCACGCCGGGACGCGGTCGCCCTTTTCTACCGCGAACGTGACCTTCAAGCGCCCGTAGCCGTCGAGTTTCTCTTCGCTGACGACCTTCGCATCGAGCGGCACCTTGCGGTCGGCACCGGGGAGCGGCCCCATCGCACGTTCCATCTTCTTGCGCAACGCGACGCGATCCGGTTCCTCGGCTGCACAGAACGAAGTGGGAATCAGTGCAAATAGCAGTGCGAAGGAAAGGCGCGACATGATTGGTTCCCGGCGGGAGGTTCTCACTCTTCGTCCTGTTGCTTGACCGGACTCGGTTTCGGTTTCTGCTGTGAGGGGGCGAACAGGTGCTGAATCTCCGCAACGAGTGCGAACAGCACGTGCGGATTCGGCACGCTGGCCATGTCCACCAGCACCCACGGGAGCCATTTGCCGGTCTGCTTGATCGAAAGCTTGCCCTGCGAGATGACGAACTCTTTTACCTCGCGCCACGCGAGCAGCTTGCCGTTGTGCCGCACGCCCGCGAAGCCGATTTCGAGTTCGCCAAATGCGAGGCGCTCGCCGGCGAAGAACTGCTCCCGAATGCGAGGCCAGAGGGCCGTGAACGTTCGTAACTGGATCTGTTCAGCGAGTTGATCGTAGTCGGTGAGTGCGGAACCGAAGTTCGCTTCCACACCGTCCTCGCGCAGCACCGTGAGTCCCGCGTCCCACAACTTGAACGTGGGCACATCAACGGGAATCCAACACGCGGTCGGCGCACCGTCGCTGTCGTAGGTGAACTCCGCACCGGTCGCGCGCTGCACTTTCAGTTGAATGTGAGCGATCTCGGCCCACGGGAACGAGTCCACTTCGCCGCGCCGTAAGCGCAAAAGGCCCGTGGGGTAGATGAGGACATACAGCCCGCGGTTGCGGTACATGTGCAGCAGCAGAGTCGCGCCCGAGAGCGGCAGAAACACCAGCAGTAATAGCTCAAAGTGCCCGAACGTGGCGGGACCGTGGACCCACCACAAATAGTTCGCCACGACGCCGTACAGGAGCAGGAGGACGCCGAGCAAAAGCTTGGTCAGGAACCGCGCCCGGCTGATGCGGAAGAACGCATCCGGCTCACCGAGTTCGGTGTGCGCCCACTGAAGGTGCTCGTCGTCCGGCAGGTCCATGCGGTACTCGCGAAGGATAAACCCGTGAATCGTATAATAGCCGAGGTCGGAGAGAAGGCGGAAGGTGGAAGGCGGAAGGCGGGGAAAACCGCACCACCCGAACCGCCCGATTTGCCCTCTCCCCTCCGCTTTCCGTCTTCGAGGTCTTCGATGCTCGTTGTCATGCAGTCTCACGCCGCTCAGTCGCAAATCGACAAAGTGGTGCAGGTGATCGAGGGACAGGGATTGACCCCGCACGTCATGCCCGGCGCCACGCGAACCGCGATCGGGATCACCGGGAACACGGGGGCGGTCGATAAGTCGCTGTTTGAAGTGCTCCCCGGCGTTGAAGAGGCGATCCGCGTTACCAAACCGTACAAACTCGCTAGCCGCGAGATGAAGCGTGACGACACCACGATTCAGCTCGCGCAAGACACGATCGGCCCCAAGAACTTCACGATCATCGCCGGACCGTGCTCGGTCGAATCCGAGGTGATGACGGTCAAGACGGCCGAGCATCTCGTTTCGCGCGGCGTCAAGTTCCTGCGTGCCGGGGCATTCAAACCGCGTAGCAGCCCGTACAGTTTCCAGGGGTTGGGGCTCGAGGGGCTGCGCATTCTCGAAAAGGCCCGCGCCGAGACCGGCATCGGCATCGTCACCGAGCTGATGGACACTGAGAACGCGAGCGCCGTTGAAGAGTCCGCGGACATCATTCAGATCGGCACGCGGAACATGCAGAACTTCTCGCTGCTCAAGCGCGTGGGCAAGTGCCGCAAGCCGGTGCTGCTGAAGCGCGGGATGAGCGCGACGCTCGAAGAGTGGCTGATGGCGGCCGAGTACATCATGGCCGGCGGGAACTACCAAGTCATCCTGTGCGAGCGCGGCGTCCGGACGTTCTCCGACCACAGCCGCAACACGCTCGATCTCTCGGTGATCCCACCCGCGAAGGCGCTGTGCCACCTGCCGATCTTCGTGGACCCGAGCCACGGCACCGGTAAGCGCGCTTACGTCCCGGCAATGTCGCTCGCGTCACTGGCCGCGGGCGCGGACGGGTTACTGATCGAGGTCCACCCCGAACCGGACCGCGCGATGTCGGACGGCGCCCAGTCGCTCGACTTCGCCGCTCTCGACGCACTGCTCACTCGCCTCAAGGCGCTCGCGCCCGCGTTCGGCCGGACGGTGTAGTTGTTCTAATCGCGCGCTGAAACTCCCGTTTCACACAGATGTCTGATGAACGGGAACATCAGCGCGCGAATGCGTTTAGCAATTCGCATCTCACTTCGTCGCTGGACAGCGCTGTCCCCCGCGCGGATACTGACCCGGTCGCCCTCCACCCCCCCCGAGGCCCTCCGATGCGATCCGCTGCGCTCGCCCTCACGTCCCTGTTACTCGTTCCACTCGTCGCCCTGATACCGGCCCGCGCCGAACCGCCGAAGCCGGAAAAGTTCGACGAAACCGGCTTCGTTCCCCTCTTCGACGGCAAGACGCTCAACGGGTGGAAAGTGTCCGCGAAGACCGGTCACAGCGGCACGACCAAGAACAAGAGCGGCGGTAAGTGGGTGGTCGAGAACGGCGCTATCGTTGGCAGCCAGGACGTGCCCGGCAACGGCGGCATCGTCATCACCGAGAAGGAATATGGCGACTTCGAGGTGGCGCTGGAAATGAACAACGACTACGGTCCCGATAGCGGCCTCTTTCTCCGCAGCACGGACACGGGTAAGTGCTATCAAGCCATGATCGACTACCACTCCAACGGCAACCTGATGGGGATCTACGGCGAGGGGATCGGTGGCAAACCGCACGTCCTGAACTTCAACTTCAAGAAGGAAGTCACCGACATCGAGGTCAAGGAATACAAGCCGTTCCCAAGCCCGGTGAGTGCCGAAGATTGGGCGAAGTTCTGGAAGCACGGCGAATGGAATGAAGTGCGCGCCCGGGTCGAGGGGAACCCGCCGAAGATCACGACCTGGATCAAGGGCGTGAAGTTCATGGAGTTCCAGGACACCGAGAAGCGGCTCGCGGATAAGGGTGGGATCGCGCTTCAGGTCCACGGCGGCGGCGATTACACCAAGCAGTTCGTTCGCTACCGCAACATCCGCGTCAAAGACCTGTCCAAGAAGTGATTCCGCCAAATGAGGTGACTCCGGACGGCTTCCGGAGTCACGCACATCGCCTTACGCCACGGGCATCGGATCGGCGTGGTAGAGGTGGTGCGGGCGAGTTTCCGCGTCGTACCACGCAACCGTTTTCGGCAAGCCGAGCGCGCTGTAGATTGTTGCGGCGAAGTTCTCCGGCGACTGTGGATCGGTTGCTGGATAAGCACCCGTCTTATCGGACGAGCCGATCACCGTTCCACCTTTCACACCACCACCCGCCAGCCACACCGACTGCACAGCGCCCCAGTGATCGCGCCCCGGTCCCTTGTAGTGCTGGGTGAGTGTGCTGATACGCGGCGTGCGCCCGAACTCTCCGGCCATCACGATCAGCGTGGAATCGAGCAGTCCGCGTTGCTCCAAATCACCGAGGAGCGCGGAGAGAGCCTTGTCTGTGGGCGGCAGCAGCTTGTCCTTCAGGTTCGGGAACGCATTACCGTGCGTGTCCCAGCTTTCATTGTTGCCCAGGTTCACCTGAACGAGATTTACGCCGGCTTCGACCAACCGCGCGCTCATCAGAAGCGACCAACCGAAAGCGTTGTTGCCGTACCGTTCCAGGTCGCGTGCCGGCGCGCGGTTCAAATCGAACGCGGCCCGAACGCGAGCATCTGTCAACAAACTCACCGCGTCCGCGCGCGAGCGACTGAACGCGCCCGTGTTGGCGTTGCTTTCGAGTGCCTTGCGCTGGGCATCGAGATGTTTAAGCACGTCCAACCGGCTACCGAAACGATCACTGGTCACGCCTTGCGGTAAGCTCAGATCGGGGATCGTGAACGCCTTTCGCTTCGCATCGAACGAGCGGTGCTGGTGGTCGAACTCGTACTCCGGGTACGCGCCGTAAGCCTTCGGCTCGAACGCACTGGCTTCGAGAAACCACGGATCGCGTGCGCGCCCCATCACTCCCGCGAACTGTCCCGGCAACACGCGGCCGGAGTTGTGAACGATCTTGTCCGGCAGCACGAGCGCCGGCGGCAGGTTGTTGCGCGCCTTGGTAACCGCGCCCGCGATGGCCGCCAAACTCGGGTGATCGGTCGGTTTTGGCGCGTTGGAGTTGAAGCCGACCGGCGTATCACTGCGCCCCGTGAGCATGATGTGGTGCGCGAGCGAGTGGTCGTTCGACTTGTGCGTCAGCGACCGCACCACGCACCACTTGTCACTGCACGCGGCGAGTTTCGGCAGGTGTTCCGTGACGCGCAACCCGGGCGTTTTCGTCGCGATGCTGCCGAATTCCCCGCGGATCGCGTCGGGCGCGTCCGGCTTCGGGTCGAAGCTCTCGTGCTGAGCCAGTCCCCCGGACAGGAAGACGTAGATCACGGACTTCGCCGCGTGCTTCTCTGCGGCACGCAGCACGTTGAGTTCACCGAGACCGAGCCCAAGAAGCCCAACGGCACCGGCTTGGATCGCGTCGCGACGAGTGAAATGTGGGTGGGAAAGTGCGGGCATGGCAGCACTCGCAGGCAGGCAGGCGGGAGGGATCGCTCAACTATCCCGAAATCAAAGCAAGATCGCAACTCAAATTACCCGCACCACTTCGCCCCGGAACCACTGGTCTCTAAATGACCGCGCGTGGTCGATTTTTGCCTTATACTTCTTGACGACGGCGGCGGTCTCCCTTCCTAATAAGCAGAACCCTCGCCCCAACACTTGGCCTACGTGTCAGTTCCAGCGCCCCGGACGGATTTTTCTGCGGAACTCTTCCGCGGTAAATCGCGTCCAACGAACGCACGTCGCGCTCTAGTGTTGTGCTGTTCTGATGGCATCCCTCAGCGAACGCCCGACCTCTCAGGATTCGCAGAATGATTCGCTCGTCCTCTCGGTTCCACTCCGCCGGCCGGTTCCTGTGCATGGCCGCGCTCGCGGTCGTCGTGTTGATGATGTTCTCGAACGTCGCGCACGCACAAGAGAGTCCCCCGCCGGCCGAGAAGCTCAGCGGCGGCGAGTTGGTTTGGTTCATGATTAAGTCGCTCGGGTTCGTGTTCGGCCCGCTCCTGCTCGCCATCTCCGTCGCGATGATGGCGCTGGTCGTGCTCCTGTTCCTCGACCTGCGAATGAGTTCGGCCATTCCGCCGGGGTTCGTGGACGAGTTCACCGACACCGTGAACAAGCGGAAGTTTAAAGAAGCGTTCGATATGGCCCGGAGCGACCCGTCGTTCCTCGGGCAAGTGCTCACCGCCGGTATGAGCCGCCTCCAGTACGGACTGGAAGACGCGCGCGAAGCCGCGATGAACACCCTGGAGAGCATCAAGAGCGATAAAGAACAGAAGAATAACTACAACGCGGTCATCGCGACTGTCGGGCCGATGCTCGGACTGGTCGGTACCGTGTACGGGATGATCGAATCGTTCTCCGTGCTCGCGAAGGCGAAGGGCGGCGTCAACCCGTCCCAACTGGCCGACGGGATCTCGCACGCGCTGGTGGTGACACTGTTCGGGGTCGCCGTTTCGGTCCCCGCGATCTTCTTCAACGCCTTCTACCGCAACCGCATCACCCGCGTGACGATGGACGTGGGTCACATCGCCGACGACCTGCTCACGCAGATGTACCACAACTCGAAGAAAGCCGCCGGCGCACCCGCGGCCACGGCGCCCGTTCCGGGCGCGCCTCCGGGTACCCCTCCGGCGCCTCCGCCTCGCTAAACTGCAAAGTCACCACCAGTTGAGGCAAACGCGCCGCGATCGGTGGTGGCACCATTCACGGCAAAGAATCGCAACTGGTACCGGCCTACTGACACTCACCCCCTGGCGGATCGATGAGCCACGGAAGTAGCGATAAGTGCGAGCCGAACTTCACCCCACTGCTCGACCTCGTGTTGCAGTTGGTGATGTTCTTCATGCTCTGTGCCAACTTCGTCATGGACCAAACCAACGTCGAGATCAAGCTCCCGGAAGCGATCTCGGCGAAGGCGATCGAGTCGAACGAGAACTACGTCTACTACATCAACGTGAACGAGCAGGGCACGGTCCTCTTCCCACCCGGCGACACCCCCACCGACTCGCTCGGCAACAAACTTACCGCCACCGACAAGCCCAAAGAACTCGAAGTCATCCTGAAGCGCCGGGCAGAAGAAGACAAGCGCGCGGCCGGTCCGGGGAACGAGGACAAGCCGCTCCGCACGCTCATCATTCTGCGCGTTCACAAGCTGTGCCCGTTTGAAAAAACCTCCGCCATCATGCGCGCGTGCCGCGCGGCGGGCTACGCCCGCATCCAACTACGGGCGGTCATTTACAACAACCCCGAGGGCTGAGCGCCGGTCGCCCAATTGCCCGACCGCGACCCGCCCAAAGGACGAACGACGCCATGCTGATCCACAAACGCAAGCGCACCCAGACCGACCACGTCGAGCCGGACCTGCCCATCACCCCGATGCTCGATATGTCGTTCCAGTTGCTCGCGTTCTTCATCATGACCTTTAAACCGGCTCCGACCGAGGGCCAGATCATGCTCGCACTTCCCAAACAGGAGGGGGGGCTTACGGCGATCGCCGACCCACTCAAGACCGACATACCACCCCACTTCATCGTCCGCGTCGTCTCAACCGACGGCGGTTCAATCGAAAAGATGACTCTGATTGAAGAGGGCAGCGCCAAAGCCGTACCCAAAGACCTGACTGGCGACGCGAAGGTGTACCAGAAGGAGCTGCTCGACCTGGCCGAACGGCTGAAACAGGAGCAGAAAGTGGGTAAACTAACATTGGAGATCCACCCCAAGTTGCTCCAGGACTACGTCGTGCAACTGGTGGATATCGGCCTCCGCGCGGGCTTCACGGACCTCTCGCCCGTTCTCCTTGAGAACAAAGAGAACAAGGAAAACAAAGAGCCCAAAAACTGATCGCGCGCCCCGAATCGTTCCGAACGGCTAAATCCCACATCGCCCTAAGTCGTTACTTTCATTTGCGATCCGCCGAATAATTCCCGTGCCATCGAAACACAATTCGTGAGAGTTTCGGGAAGAAACTGACTCCGGAGCGGGAACTTTCGGGCACAAACGCCCATCGAAAAAGGTGTCGGAGGGACGTTCATGTCCGGTCGGTTCATTGGCACCACACACCCGAAGTACCGGTTCGCCGCGCTCGCGGTGCTCGGTGCCATTGTGTGTGGGTCCGCGCTCGCACAACCGACCACCGCCCCAAAGGACGCGACCGAAGACAACAAGGGCGATACCCGCGCGCCGCTCCC
This region of Gemmata massiliana genomic DNA includes:
- a CDS encoding DUF1501 domain-containing protein, which gives rise to MPALSHPHFTRRDAIQAGAVGLLGLGLGELNVLRAAEKHAAKSVIYVFLSGGLAQHESFDPKPDAPDAIRGEFGSIATKTPGLRVTEHLPKLAACSDKWCVVRSLTHKSNDHSLAHHIMLTGRSDTPVGFNSNAPKPTDHPSLAAIAGAVTKARNNLPPALVLPDKIVHNSGRVLPGQFAGVMGRARDPWFLEASAFEPKAYGAYPEYEFDHQHRSFDAKRKAFTIPDLSLPQGVTSDRFGSRLDVLKHLDAQRKALESNANTGAFSRSRADAVSLLTDARVRAAFDLNRAPARDLERYGNNAFGWSLLMSARLVEAGVNLVQVNLGNNESWDTHGNAFPNLKDKLLPPTDKALSALLGDLEQRGLLDSTLIVMAGEFGRTPRISTLTQHYKGPGRDHWGAVQSVWLAGGGVKGGTVIGSSDKTGAYPATDPQSPENFAATIYSALGLPKTVAWYDAETRPHHLYHADPMPVA
- a CDS encoding ExbD/TolR family protein, with translation MLIHKRKRTQTDHVEPDLPITPMLDMSFQLLAFFIMTFKPAPTEGQIMLALPKQEGGLTAIADPLKTDIPPHFIVRVVSTDGGSIEKMTLIEEGSAKAVPKDLTGDAKVYQKELLDLAERLKQEQKVGKLTLEIHPKLLQDYVVQLVDIGLRAGFTDLSPVLLENKENKENKEPKN
- a CDS encoding DUF6585 family protein; this translates as MDLPDDEHLQWAHTELGEPDAFFRISRARFLTKLLLGVLLLLYGVVANYLWWVHGPATFGHFELLLLVFLPLSGATLLLHMYRNRGLYVLIYPTGLLRLRRGEVDSFPWAEIAHIQLKVQRATGAEFTYDSDGAPTACWIPVDVPTFKLWDAGLTVLREDGVEANFGSALTDYDQLAEQIQLRTFTALWPRIREQFFAGERLAFGELEIGFAGVRHNGKLLAWREVKEFVISQGKLSIKQTGKWLPWVLVDMASVPNPHVLFALVAEIQHLFAPSQQKPKPSPVKQQDEE
- a CDS encoding ExbD/TolR family protein, which codes for MSHGSSDKCEPNFTPLLDLVLQLVMFFMLCANFVMDQTNVEIKLPEAISAKAIESNENYVYYINVNEQGTVLFPPGDTPTDSLGNKLTATDKPKELEVILKRRAEEDKRAAGPGNEDKPLRTLIILRVHKLCPFEKTSAIMRACRAAGYARIQLRAVIYNNPEG
- a CDS encoding MotA/TolQ/ExbB proton channel family protein; translation: MIRSSSRFHSAGRFLCMAALAVVVLMMFSNVAHAQESPPPAEKLSGGELVWFMIKSLGFVFGPLLLAISVAMMALVVLLFLDLRMSSAIPPGFVDEFTDTVNKRKFKEAFDMARSDPSFLGQVLTAGMSRLQYGLEDAREAAMNTLESIKSDKEQKNNYNAVIATVGPMLGLVGTVYGMIESFSVLAKAKGGVNPSQLADGISHALVVTLFGVAVSVPAIFFNAFYRNRITRVTMDVGHIADDLLTQMYHNSKKAAGAPAATAPVPGAPPGTPPAPPPR
- a CDS encoding 3-keto-disaccharide hydrolase; translated protein: MRSAALALTSLLLVPLVALIPARAEPPKPEKFDETGFVPLFDGKTLNGWKVSAKTGHSGTTKNKSGGKWVVENGAIVGSQDVPGNGGIVITEKEYGDFEVALEMNNDYGPDSGLFLRSTDTGKCYQAMIDYHSNGNLMGIYGEGIGGKPHVLNFNFKKEVTDIEVKEYKPFPSPVSAEDWAKFWKHGEWNEVRARVEGNPPKITTWIKGVKFMEFQDTEKRLADKGGIALQVHGGGDYTKQFVRYRNIRVKDLSKK
- a CDS encoding alpha/beta hydrolase family protein is translated as MSRLSFALLFALIPTSFCAAEEPDRVALRKKMERAMGPLPGADRKVPLDAKVVSEEKLDGYGRLKVTFAVEKGDRVPAWLLVPNSATRDKKAPAMLCLHQTVAIGKDEPIGLGKQDSKAQALHLVKRGFVCLAPDYPSFGEYKCDFQAAFKRGDYQSGTMKAIWNNMRAVDYLQSLPEVDGERIGVIGHSLGGHNSMFTAAFDERLKVIVSSCGFCSFAKYYKGNLKGWTSERYMPLIAREFGNDPKKMPFDFSDVVTSFAPRAFLAVAPEKDDNFEVSGVRDVIVAAEPAYKALKATDKLKALYPDAGHDFPADARKTAYEFIEAELKK
- the aroF gene encoding 3-deoxy-7-phosphoheptulonate synthase, with the protein product MLVVMQSHAAQSQIDKVVQVIEGQGLTPHVMPGATRTAIGITGNTGAVDKSLFEVLPGVEEAIRVTKPYKLASREMKRDDTTIQLAQDTIGPKNFTIIAGPCSVESEVMTVKTAEHLVSRGVKFLRAGAFKPRSSPYSFQGLGLEGLRILEKARAETGIGIVTELMDTENASAVEESADIIQIGTRNMQNFSLLKRVGKCRKPVLLKRGMSATLEEWLMAAEYIMAGGNYQVILCERGVRTFSDHSRNTLDLSVIPPAKALCHLPIFVDPSHGTGKRAYVPAMSLASLAAGADGLLIEVHPEPDRAMSDGAQSLDFAALDALLTRLKALAPAFGRTV